In Mycolicibacterium nivoides, the DNA window CACCTTTGGGGTCGGTGTTGGCGGAGACATGGAACGGGTCCGTCAGGGTGGCAGTGCGGACGTGACGCACGATGTTCTCGGAGAATGCCGGATTGATCTTGTTCAGGACGTCCTGGCCGTCCGCCAGCGACCACATTTCGCCCACTGTTTCGTCGCCGACCCTGGTGACGACGCCTCCGGCATGGTTGAGGATGGTGTCTACACCGCGACGTTTGGCGTGCCAGTCCTCCTTGGTCAGCGGAGGCTTTGATCCGATGGCGCAGATATCGCCGCTCTCGTCGTCGACGTAAGTCATGGTGTTCCGGGTCAGTTCGTCATGACCGAGGTCGTAGATCCGGGCCCGGATGTCGACGATCGGCTGGAACGCCGGATGCGTCGTGACGTCGTCGACACGCTCTCCGTCGATCCAGACGTTGCGTCCGTCGCGGATCGATTCCCGGTATTCCTCTCCGGTTCTGATCATTGATATTCCTTCTCTGTCGCGCGCCGCTCAGGCGCCGGTGGTGGGGTCGGGGGCAGGTTGAGCGCCGCGTGCGGCACGGAGGCGATAGGCGAGCAGGATCACGCCGAATGCGACAAGGCTCAGGAGGAACTGAGAGCGGGTCTCTTCAATCAGGGACATCATGGTCAGCACAACAACCATCCACGCGATGGAGAACCACGACAGGTACGGGAAGCACCACATTTTCAAGCGCAAAGCCTCCGGGTCGGTGGCTTCGAGTCGTCGGCGCAGCCGGATCTCGGCGGAGACCAAGATGATGTAGTAGATGAGCTGAATGGCCCCCGATGAGTTGATCAGGAAGATGAAGACCTGTTCGGGGAAGAAGTAGTTGGCCACTACGGCCGCGTATCCCATCGAGGTGCCGGCCAGGATCGCCCGCACCGGGACGCCACGTCGGTTGACCTTGACCAGGGCCTTCGGCGCATCACCCTTTTCGGCCAGCGCGAACAGCATTCGCGACGTGATGTACAGGCAGGAGTTCAGCGAGCTGAGTACCGCAGTGAGCACGATGGCTTCCATCACCACCGACATACCGGGAATCCCGATGTGCCCCAACACCACCGCGAATGGGCTCCGAATCGTCTCGCCGGTGAACGCGGTGTCCCAGGGCACCGCGGCAACGATCAGCAAGATGGATAGAACATAGAAGGCGAACACCCGCGCCATCACCTGCTTGGTCGCCCTGGCCGCGAACTCGACGGGTTTCTTGGACTCGGCCGCGGCGATCGTCGCGATTTCTGCGCCGCCCATCGAGAACAGCACCGTCACACTGCCCACGAGCGCGGCCACGATGCCGTACGGAAACATGCCGCCGTGCGAGAACAAGTTGGTCAAGCCGGGGCTGTCGGGTTTGCCTACGAGACCGAGCAAGAACAGGCCGGTAACGCAGATGAAAAAGATGATCGCGATGACTTTGATCGATGCGAACCAGAACTCCGCCTCACCATAAGCCTTGACCGACAACAGATTGACGGCTGTCAGGAGCAGGACCAGACCGAGGCATAACAACCAGGCTGGAACTCCCGGAAGATAATTGGCGAGGATTCCCGCGCCGGCGACTGCCTCGATCGCGGCAACGACCACCCAGAAGTACCAGTAGAGCCAGCCCACGCTGAACCCCGCCCAGTGGCCGAGGCCGTCACGGGCGAAGTTCGCTACCGATCCCGATGATGGTCGTGCCACTGCCATTTCGCCGATGGCGCGTATGACGAAGATCATCAGTACGCCGGACAACGCGTAGCTGAGTACAGCTGCGGGTCCGGTGCGATTGATCACCGCACCGCTGCCGACGAATAGACCCGCCCCGATGATGCCTCCGAGGGCGATCATCACAATGTGACGGTTGTCCAGGCTGCGCCGCAGCCCGTTCTCGGGGGAGGCACCGGCGTCGGACACTGGAAGCGGCTCCGTGGATGGTGCCGGCGCTCCACCGGACTGCTGCATAGGAACTCCTGCCGTCAGGATGATGTGTTCCGTCGACTATGACGCCGCTCACCTACCCTGTACAGTCGAAGTATTTGAAGTTACCGATTGGTTTTATTGATGTCTGATGCCACACTTCGCCAGCTCGAATACTTCATTGCGGCCGTTGAGGAAGGTTCGGTCACCGCTGCCGCCCAACGCCTGCATCTGTCACAGTCAGCGCTGTCAATGGCACTGGGCGAGTTGGAAAGAGCCCTCGGAGTGCAGGTACTGGTCCGGCATCGGCGCGGAGTGCGCCCCACCAGAATCGGCGAACAAGTCCTCGTCGACGCCCGCCGGCTCCTGGTGGATCTGGCCGACCTTCAGACCTCGGCGCGCGAGAGCCAGCACGGACTCACCGGGCGATTGATGGTGGGCTGCTACAGCACCTTGTCGCCAATGCTGCTCCCGCCGGTACTCAGCGAGTACGTCGTGCGCTTCCCCGGTGTCGACCTCACGTTCACCGAGGGCCCGCACGACGTGCTCATCGACAACCTGCGTAACGGCACCCTCGACCTGGCGCTGCTCTACGACTACGGATCAGATCTTTCGGCCCACCGTGACGACCTGGACACCGAAGTCATCGTGGCGGCGCCGCCGTATGTCCTACTACACGAAGAACATCCGCTCGCCGTACACGATTCGGTGGCACTGAAACAGTTGGTCGATCACCCGATGATCCTGTTCAGTCTGCCGCCGGGCGGAGACTACTTCTTGTCCTTGTTCAAGGCGGAGGGTCTGCAACCGCGGGTCCGGTACCGTGCGACGAACTTCGAGCTCGTCCGCTCGCTCGTCGCTCGACGCCTCGGCTACTCCATCCTCAGCCAACGCACCAAGATCTCCGTGAGTTACGAGGGCCGCGGCTTCACAACGAGACCGCTGAAAGGCGACCATCCCGGCCTTGCGATCAATGCGGTGACACTCGCGGGCGCCAAGCTCACCCGGCCGGCCGCCGCGTTCATCGAGACCTGCCGCGCGGTGAATTGACTGCACCAAGGCCCGCTGTCCGCGAATCAGGCTGCGGTGCAGGGCAGTCGGTTGCTGACATACCCGCCCGCCACGTCGGCGTCAACCAGCCGGGCACGAAGATTTCGCCGCCCCCGGTGCAGTCGCGACATCACCGTCCCCACCGGAATCTGCAGGATCTCCGCAATCTCCTTGTAGCGGAATCCTTCAACGTCGGCGTAGTACACGACGATGCCCTGCGATTCCGGCAACGCCCGCATGGCCTGACGCACGTCGTCATCGCCCATCGATTCCAGCGCCGCGAGTTCGGCCGAGACCACGCCGAGCGGGAACCGCTGCGCCACCTCCGCGAGTTGCCCATCCGTGAGTTCGTCGGCGAAGACCTCCTGTGGTCGCCGCTGCGCTGTGCGGTACGAGTTGATCCACGTGTTCGTCAGAATCCGGAACAGCCAGGCACGGATGTTCGTGCCGTCACGGTAAGTGTGAAAACTGCTGTACGCCTTGACCATTGTCTCCTGGACGAGGTCCTCGGCGTCCGGCACATTGCGCGTGTAGCGACGCGCGGCCGCGAAGAGCTGGTCCACCAGCGGCAATGCATCGCGCTCGAATCGTTCCGAAAGACAACCGTCAACACTCATGTGCGTATCCGTGCTCATCGGCATGGCCCCCGCTCCTGCCACTGCTCATATCGCTGGCCTCAAACACTTCGCGACTCGAAACTATCCGGCGCCGCGACCAACCCCCAGGGGGATTACCCCCAGGTTCGGGGCGGTTTTCCACACCCCCGTGCTCACGCCGAACTGTCATGCACGCAGCATGGCACCTCAACCCAAGTTGAGGTCAAACGATTTTTCGCCGCCAATCTCTTTGCGGCTGTTGCGTTTGCGCACCTCGATATTGACTGAAGTGCAAAAGGCTCCGACAGCGGTGGGCGCGACCGGCATGCCGCGCGACGGGATCGAACCGGCTCCTCGCGGCATGGGCTACGCCGGTCATCGGCGATACGCCGGGAAACCGGGCCGATCTCGCCTTAGGCTCATCGCTTATGAATCGAGTCGATCGCTTCTTCGAGATCTCGACCCGTGGCTCAACGGTTCTCTCCGAGATCCGCGGAGGCGTGGTCACCTTCATCGCGATGGCCTACATCATCGTGCTGAACCCGGTCGTCCTCTCCGGCTCCGCCGACGTCGCGGGAAACAAGCTGCAGTTCGCCCAAGTCTCGGCCACCACGTGTCTGGCGGCGGGCGTGATGACCATCCTGTTCGGGATCATCGCGCGGCTGCCGTTCGCTTTCGCCGCGGGGCTGGGCATCAACTCGTTCTTGGCCACCACGGTGGTGGGCACGGTCACCTGGCCCGAGGCCATGGGCCTGGTGGTCATCGATGGCCTGATCATCGTGGCGCTGGCGGCCAGTGGGTTCCGCCGCCTGGTGTTCGACGCTGTCCCCATGCAGCTGAAGCTCGCGATCACCGCGGGCATCGGCTTGTTCATCTTGTTCATCGGATTGGTCGACGCCGGATTCGTCGGCT includes these proteins:
- a CDS encoding sigma-70 family RNA polymerase sigma factor; this encodes MSVDGCLSERFERDALPLVDQLFAAARRYTRNVPDAEDLVQETMVKAYSSFHTYRDGTNIRAWLFRILTNTWINSYRTAQRRPQEVFADELTDGQLAEVAQRFPLGVVSAELAALESMGDDDVRQAMRALPESQGIVVYYADVEGFRYKEIAEILQIPVGTVMSRLHRGRRNLRARLVDADVAGGYVSNRLPCTAA
- a CDS encoding amino acid permease, which produces MSDAGASPENGLRRSLDNRHIVMIALGGIIGAGLFVGSGAVINRTGPAAVLSYALSGVLMIFVIRAIGEMAVARPSSGSVANFARDGLGHWAGFSVGWLYWYFWVVVAAIEAVAGAGILANYLPGVPAWLLCLGLVLLLTAVNLLSVKAYGEAEFWFASIKVIAIIFFICVTGLFLLGLVGKPDSPGLTNLFSHGGMFPYGIVAALVGSVTVLFSMGGAEIATIAAAESKKPVEFAARATKQVMARVFAFYVLSILLIVAAVPWDTAFTGETIRSPFAVVLGHIGIPGMSVVMEAIVLTAVLSSLNSCLYITSRMLFALAEKGDAPKALVKVNRRGVPVRAILAGTSMGYAAVVANYFFPEQVFIFLINSSGAIQLIYYIILVSAEIRLRRRLEATDPEALRLKMWCFPYLSWFSIAWMVVVLTMMSLIEETRSQFLLSLVAFGVILLAYRLRAARGAQPAPDPTTGA
- a CDS encoding LysR family transcriptional regulator gives rise to the protein MSDATLRQLEYFIAAVEEGSVTAAAQRLHLSQSALSMALGELERALGVQVLVRHRRGVRPTRIGEQVLVDARRLLVDLADLQTSARESQHGLTGRLMVGCYSTLSPMLLPPVLSEYVVRFPGVDLTFTEGPHDVLIDNLRNGTLDLALLYDYGSDLSAHRDDLDTEVIVAAPPYVLLHEEHPLAVHDSVALKQLVDHPMILFSLPPGGDYFLSLFKAEGLQPRVRYRATNFELVRSLVARRLGYSILSQRTKISVSYEGRGFTTRPLKGDHPGLAINAVTLAGAKLTRPAAAFIETCRAVN